The segment ACAACAATAACAAGTTGCACAGTCTTCTATCTATTTAGAGTTAATTGGACAAATGGTGGCACATGACAAGTAGTAATTTGTCAATAACGCATTACATTTGACATGTAGCAATACTTTTAGTTATAAAATCTACTCATTTATTTGAATCAATCCTAAATTTAACGTATTTACTCCTAAAAAAACCTCTCATTTTACCACTTCTTAACTTTTAAACTCAATAAAAGGCCTTCAATTATAATGTCCATATATTTCATTCCTATAATTCGATATTGCCATGATGCACAACATTATTTAGCAAAttgtacaaaaataaaatagtttactaaaaAATTAATGGCAAAGAGAGGTTGTGGGAAAATAGTTTTCTAAAAGTTATTTTCGGTGTGAAGAAAGTTAAGTAATCCTAAACGTTATGTGAGTACCTCTCTCAATCTAGAATATTTGTGTCTATGTAAGAAAACATATTCATAATACTTAGTTGAAGCACAGCAATATCATTGTAGCCATGGCTGTTCTTTTCaaactctttcttctttcttgcttCGTTACTTCTGCTACTTCATCCTTAGCTACCACTAGTCCCACCAATGCAAAACCTAAGCGATTGGTCACCAAACTCATTCACCATAACTCAATTTACTCTCCATACTACAACCCTAAGGACACCATAGCAGGCCGAGCTAGACATGCCATAGACAGTTCAAAAGCTCGTTTTGACTACATATGGAAGAAGATTCAAGGGATTTCTCTAGACACAGATGATGTGCGCTCTGGCGTTATTGCTGAGAGTAGGCGTACAGGGTTTCTGGCAAATATATCCATTGGTTCACCTCCTGTTCCACAGCTCCTAGTTATGGACACAGGTAGTAGTCTATCGTGGACTCAATGTCGGCCTTGCACTCCCTGTTTTTTCCAAGCTCTTCCAATTTTTAATCCTCCCAAGTCTTCCACTTATCGTTTAGTACCTTGTGATTCTCCTAATTGCAATCGTCAAGTTCCCGGTATTATTTGTCGAGCTCCACGTTGCGGCTTTGAACTACGATACGGTGATGGCACCACTGTATCTGGGTTTGTGAGCACTGAAAAGATCACCTTTGAGACTTCTGATGAAGGAATAACATCGGTACCCAatttagtttttggttgtggAACTAACGTGGTTAATAATCTGGGTACTTTGGGTGGCCAAACTAGTGGATTACTTGGTCTTGGCGCTGAGGTGATATCAATGGCGAATCAACTGGGTTCTAAATTCTCTTACTGCTTTGGATCTATATGGGATCCTCACTATATTCAtaatcaattgatttttggagAAGGAGCAAAAACAGAAGGCATTACTACCTTTCTTGATATTATTGGTAGCTTTTACTATGTAAGGTTAGAGAGTATCAGTGTGGGTGAGAAAATGCTAGATATTTCGCCCCAAGTGTTTGAATTGTATGAAGACGGCACACGTGGAGTCATTATTGATTCAGGGGCAACACTTACTTATCTACCAAAAGCTGCGTTTGATCCACTTAAAGATGAAGTACTAAGTTTGATGAATGGCATTGTAAAATTCATCGGAACGCAACATTCAAGTCCTTGCTTCAAGGGGCTTATTGATCGTGACCTTGTTGGGTTTCCAGTAGTTACCTTTAACTTTGCAAATGGGGTTGACTTGGCTTTAGATGTAAAGAGCTTTTTTTACATGGCAGGTCCAAACGCCTTTTGCATGGCTATGGCTCCGACTACTGAAGCCAACTTGACAATAATTGGAGTAATGGCTCAACAAAGTTATAATATTGCCTATAATCTTGCTCAGAGTTCAATTTCTATACAGCGGATTGACTGTGCACTCTTAGAGTGagatgttatttatattttaaaatttttgaaattttctagaATAAGATCTCCGCTAAAAGTATATTATTGACGTGTGGAAGAACATCCTTTATCCACACTGAAAAACAATTGCCTATACAGTGTGTATGGAAGAAGCTAAAGGTACGTTTGATACAATGTAATGATAATTACTGtgtaataaaaataagtattaCAATGAATAATAGAAGCTGGAATGGAATAATAATTCCTATTCAACTATTTCGTGATGACACATGAATAAGGTAGTGGAATGGTATCATATTTAGAGCCGGTTTGTTTAGGCGTATTGAGGGATAAAAACGTGCGTTTAGCAAATCATGAAAATCTTGATATGTTTGGCTGGGCAAAATTTGTGGGATTGCGTTTTTGAATATGCAGATTTTCGCGTTTCAGGAAA is part of the Quercus robur chromosome 9, dhQueRobu3.1, whole genome shotgun sequence genome and harbors:
- the LOC126701109 gene encoding aspartic proteinase CDR1-like is translated as MAVLFKLFLLSCFVTSATSSLATTSPTNAKPKRLVTKLIHHNSIYSPYYNPKDTIAGRARHAIDSSKARFDYIWKKIQGISLDTDDVRSGVIAESRRTGFLANISIGSPPVPQLLVMDTGSSLSWTQCRPCTPCFFQALPIFNPPKSSTYRLVPCDSPNCNRQVPGIICRAPRCGFELRYGDGTTVSGFVSTEKITFETSDEGITSVPNLVFGCGTNVVNNLGTLGGQTSGLLGLGAEVISMANQLGSKFSYCFGSIWDPHYIHNQLIFGEGAKTEGITTFLDIIGSFYYVRLESISVGEKMLDISPQVFELYEDGTRGVIIDSGATLTYLPKAAFDPLKDEVLSLMNGIVKFIGTQHSSPCFKGLIDRDLVGFPVVTFNFANGVDLALDVKSFFYMAGPNAFCMAMAPTTEANLTIIGVMAQQSYNIAYNLAQSSISIQRIDCALLE